cattaccgtacgcgaaaagctggataccgctatttcaagaaaactttgaaGCTATgcagtgaaaatattgaagaaaagtttgatgaGAAAAGAATTATTGCCAATCTCTGCTAAATATTAAACTCCAAACGTTGACTcagtattgtctatccggaataaagatagaacgctttttatactgaagttggatttttctccgtatacaggcaactttccaaacttcggaagtagtgcgctggattcgcctcaagatgcgctaaacaacgcatcaattagtttgacagataaaacttcggaagaaagttcggttcggaagtcccgacttccgaattctaagttggtgctacgccgacaatattcaCCTTGGTTtcaccaaaagatattttagttactagataaagatcaTCGCTGCCCgaataaaaaagtccaatagaattacaatacgataaatttaattgtaattacaataaactctattgttgctcacaaataaattctattgtaatTGCAAAAGTTTGTTCGagaaataaacgatttttttattgttacggtaactaacaacccctattttctattgtaaaacttcCATTTAGAATAggatttatggtggaaaacaatattcctatccagttttccgcgagcggtaatggccgccagcttgcctgcgggttagtctctgatttgacgtttctggaggtcaactgcacccaccgttcgagaattttgatcaatgtggtacataagaaggcttgaattcacttaatcagcaccttcttatattccacattggtcagaatgctcggagcggtgggtgcagttgacctccacaaatgtcaaatcagagactaacccgcaggcaagctggcggccattaccgctcgcggaaaactggataggaatattgttttccaccataaatcctattgtaaatggaagttttacaatagaaaataggggttgttagttaccgtaacaataaaaaaatcgtttatttctCGAACAAACTTTTGCAattacaatagaatttattgtaattctattgtcaacatttttctgtcaatggattttattgtacgtttattggaacaacaataaggaAAATTAATTGGTACAATAGAAGAACAATAGAACTTATTgttcataaataaaatgtattgtaattttatgatattttaatgttattctattgtattttctattcgggtgtcgtcgctgtccggattccggaatatcttttgctggcaaggataggggatctaaatgtcaatgaatgaaaaatacatacgatttgacagttaggtaccacacatgtttcggacaacagaacgaagggaaccgaagcgacaatctttatctggtaactaaaatatattttgtttcaccccagagtctattatatatagagttacgcaaagagtgaagccaaatctacctattgaactgtcaaaccgtctacctatcgagcaaagtaaacaaatgattgtgggtaaggcggaagtattgttatcgcctgatgattattatggcgaattaaaactcataaattgaaatgtattagatttgttctagaaacagcttcaaaaaacttcaatacaccccccaataaagttgcaacaagaaactcacgtgtttgcactctgtaggtgactttggttatcgaattaaaatgctttagaagtgatcactcccgtgaagtcacttgaagggttgaacaaaaatgaaagttttcaaaataataacaagagcatcattcagaataagagtaagaagattctctttgcgcaactctatataatagactctgtttCACCCTAATTATTACCCTCCCAGCACTCACGCACTCATTCGCTTTGGATGTGAGTGCAGCGCATTCAGGCCTGTTTACCTTCTCACGCGTAGAGATCTTTTCCACGATTGATTCAACGATGTAACGGGAAACGGGACACCGATGtgtcaaaattatttatttacaatCGCGCTCGGTGGATTAGGAGTCAACAGTACTGCAGCTTCTCAGTTAAATTTGCCAAAATAAAATTAGTGTTGCTTGCCTGGACGAAATATATTGCACCatgaaaaatcgaaagaatCACAAGCAGAAATCCGTGGAGGGCATGTGTCGAACGTGTATGACGGTCAACCCAGCCAAGCCGAACAGACGCCATCGGAAGCAGATTCCCATATTCTCCAAATTTGATGGTACTCTGATAGCGAATCTCATCACCGAGTATGCTTCCGTCCAGGTAATATAATATGAACTGCATGTCTACACTTCCCTAAGATTGCTACAGATAACTATCCTCCGTGacactaaatttgttttttcaaaTGTTATTTCCGTATCCCGCATTATGATGGACCGGAATTATTACATTGCATGTTGTTAGGGACCGTAAAGTTGTTGGATTATTTGATTGTGCTCGCCTTCTTCTGGTCACTTCATATGTAATATCTGAGTCTCAGTCCACAACTCCGGATGTTTCCAAAACATTACAATTCCTATTATGTTAAATAACTTCCTGTAGAATTCTTCCCGATTAGATTATTATTTATCCGGAAAGTCTTTCAACTTGGCATAATATTTTCCAAGGCGGTCTTGGTACACTTGGTATTGGTTGAGCCCCTCTAGGGGTACACTTCGTACACACTATTTAAAATCCGTTCATTCTCTTCTATTACATCAGATTGATGAAAACGACACTTTACCGACAGTGATTTGCGCAGAGTGCTTCGAAACTATAAAACTGCTTGTCGCTTTCATCAAAACTACTCGCAATTCCGACAGTAAATTACGAAAGCTTTTCAAGGAAGAAATAGTCCCAGTAGATTCCCGTATGGAAACCGAATCACCTGTAGAGAAATCTCCCAAAATAAAATCTGAGCCACTGGAGCAGCTGGTCAATGAAACTGGCAATGATCCCGTTCCTGAGatcgattttgaaattgaattggatAATGATACCGACAGTGATTGGAAAGGAACTGATGAAGAGACTAAACGAACGGTGAAACGGGAGAAACTTGGATTGAAATCAAAGCCGAAACCACGTAAAAGGATTGCAAAACCATTACCAAAGAAGCAACCCATTCAAAACGAGGAGAGTCAGACACTTAACGAAGAAGAAAAGTTGTTGTTCACGGTTATAGAAGTTTCTTCGGGCAGTCACATCTGCTGTGGTTGTCTACACATTTTCAATACTTTTCAGGAGCTGGATGTTCATCGTCAAACGTTGCACGCCAAAAGGGAAGGAAACCCTTCGCGACCCTGcaagaaaaaaatagtttgcgACGGCTGCCAACGGAAATACGACTCCCAACGAAGCGTTAACTTCCATAAGGACCGTGTCCAACTCTTAAAAACTGTTTGGGAATGCAACAAATGCAAACTCCGTTTCAAAGTTGCTGGTAAGCGGCGGGAACACCTCAGAATCCACCCGGAAGATGAACCGGTTGCATTGATTGCGCGAGTTAAGGAAACGACGAAACAAGAATTCGGCTGGGTATGTTGTGCCACAAAGTGTGGCGAATCGTTTACGAACGAGCAAGATTTGATTGAGCATTCGCAAGGGGCTCACTGGATTGACAAGCAGGAGGCAGATCTGGAAAACCCGGACCTACCGGAACAGTGTCAGGTCTGCTTCCGACGATTTGCCGACAAGCGAAAGATTATCAACCATCAAAGGCGTAAATACAAGCGCCTCAACTATCAGTGCGCTTTGTGTGGGCTAAAGTTCACCACCCCGGACGGTCTGAATATGCATGACGCAAAAGAGCACGGCGGTGGTAGCGTGTTCATGTGTAAAATCTGCGACAAAACATTCACCAGGGAGAGTACCATGATTAAACATGTGAACACAATTCACACGGATGAGAAACCCCATCAGGTGAGTAGATGATACTGGATGTGATTAAacaagaaataaaatatatgaaCTTTCGAATCAAGAAAGTCTTTAGTAAAAAAGTTTCTATTTTAAATTGCCTACTGCAATGTTCATATCATAAATATTTAGGACAATATAACTAATGAATGAAATATTCCCCACAGTGTACCGTCTGCGGAATGACATTCCGCCAGAAGTCAGGATTAAAGATTCATATGTCCAATCATGTAGAGGTTCCACAGTATAAGTGTGAGGTAAGCGAGTTGAACATTTCGCGTAACCTATTTAACCTATAGAAGATCCTGACTTATCGCTATCCTGTAGGTTTGCTTGAAGATGTTTAAGGCTAAACTGCATCTGCGCTATCACATGCGTACACACACTGGAGAGCGACCATACAAATGTCGCTTTTGTGATCACGCTTTTGCTaatcatacaaacttcaggagACATGAAATGACTCATACAGGTGAGCGGTTATTTGTATTGTTATTTGAGTCCATATTCTAAATCTGTACCTTTGTCCCCAGGTGAAAAGCCCCATAAGTGCTCCTACTGTGAAAAATCGTTCATCTTGAAACGAACGATGTTGGAACACGAAACCACACATACCGGTAAACCATTCACACGGGATGAAAGGATCAAATGCGAAATATGCGAACAACGTTTTGGGAAGAGCAGCTCGCTCGTGCTCCACATGGCAAGCGCCCATCCCGATATGATTGATGTGCAAAGCAGTGACGAAGATAGTAATCAAAAACCGATTACAATTCCAAACGTTCCGGTAACGATTCGCGTAGTCAGTCCAGCTGTGCCACCGCCAGTCACTGCTGTTCTGCAGCCAGTCCAACAGCAAATGCCCACTATCATCAATACAGCTGCCGTTGGTACCTCACCAGCGACTGTCGCTGTTTATAATGTCGTTCCATCGTCTGCACCGGGCTCGTATGGTACGTACATATTGAAGTTCTGATTTGATTTGACTGTAAGTATGGCCTTATTTGGAAAGATAACTTATCTTAAGTAAAAATATCTTCGTTCTACTCATATGTTGTTAATAACTGTTAGCGTATTCAGTGAAATATCATTTCGGAATGAAGGCGAATACTAATGCACATACAGATAGAAAgattattattatcgtctttattaaagaggttctcagcccttggctggctcacctctaagaTAGAAAGATGATTTACTTTAGTAGGACCTCACATTCATTAATAACCAGTCGCATTTCAACCAAATGGCTCGAATTCTGAAAAACTTGAGGTAATAATAATGTATTAATAACCGAGTAATTCGATTGTAATGCGGCCGAATAATAAACGTCGAAGTTTAGAGTAAAAGGACGGCATAACTACcctaagaaaaaaatataaatagtgTAGAAGCTATGCGTAACCCGGAAGTTAAATTTTATGAGCGCATACATTATATATAGGTTTCTGGAATAATAATACTTTCCTGAATTAACATTATCTTTGTTTCGAATCATAGAACTAaaagaaaatatacaaaaatctATCCACGACCTCATCATCTTATATCATTATATTCTGGTGTCTGGTTAATCTAAAcacccaaataaaaaaaatcaaccatttGCGCCAATCGTCGCATTTCGCGCCAAATCGTATTCGGAGCTGGCAGCACCCTCTCAGATTTCTATTAAACTTTCTGGACATGGAGACTTTGTCACAAAAAGCCACTTTGCATACATAGTTTTTATTAAAAAACGAATTTCGGGCCTTGTGAAAGAATGCTTCcgggtcttttgaaaggaggcttccggtcctcttaaaatgaggcttcaggtcctcttaaaatgaggcttccggggttcttaaaagaaggctgccgggcctatttaaagaaggcttccgggcctcttaaaaacgGATTTCGGGCCttgtgaaagaaggcttccgggcctcttgaaaaaaaggcttctgagcctcttgaaaggaggcctccggacctcttgaaaggaggcctccgggcctcttgaaaggaggcttccgggcctcttgaaaggaggcttccgggcctcttgaaaggaggctttcaggcctcttgaaagaaagcttccgggcctcttgaaaggaggctttcgggccttttgaaagaaggcttccaggcctcttgaaagaaggcttccaaacctctagaaaggaggcttcctggccttttgaaaggaggcttccgggcctctagaaaaaaggcttctgggccttgtaaaaggaggcttctcgacctcttgaaataaggcttccgggcgtcttgaaagaaggcttctgaacctcttaaaaggaggctcccgggcctcttaaaaagagtcttccgccttttaaaaggacgctaccgagcctcttgataggaggcttcctttcagggattgaatcctaaagagaaagagcaagtctctcacttaccATCATCACTTAtcatacgatatgtagcatagcgcgagaaacttttttcgcaagctgtcatgatagagaactgattcgggatgttatactccatgataaatttcttttagaaagctccaaatgtggggagcactggctctgatgatgcatttcaacttgttctacacagctgtgtagTAACCAACCCGAAAGGAGCAAAAAGAGAATCATCATTTTTCTGTGGAGGCTGCCTATACGATTcagttttttcgcacttgtatacaagtttgataaatttgttatcatggcttgttatgattcggaacagttgttgcctctcttttatcgtggtttgttatctattgaaaggaggcttccggtcctcttgtaaggaggctttcgggcctcctgaaaggcggcttccgggcctcttgaaaggaagcttccgaatctcttgaaaagaaggttttgaaaggatgtttctgggcctcttgaaaggaggcttccgggcctcttaaaaaacGAGTTTCGGGCCTTGTGAAAGAATGCTTCCGGgtcttttaaaaggaggcttccggtcctcttaaaatgaggcttcaggtcctcttaaaatgaggcttccgggtttcttaaaagaaggcttccgggcctattt
The nucleotide sequence above comes from Armigeres subalbatus isolate Guangzhou_Male chromosome 3, GZ_Asu_2, whole genome shotgun sequence. Encoded proteins:
- the LOC134225772 gene encoding zinc finger protein 91-like — its product is MKNRKNHKQKSVEGMCRTCMTVNPAKPNRRHRKQIPIFSKFDGTLIANLITEYASVQIDENDTLPTVICAECFETIKLLVAFIKTTRNSDSKLRKLFKEEIVPVDSRMETESPVEKSPKIKSEPLEQLVNETGNDPVPEIDFEIELDNDTDSDWKGTDEETKRTVKREKLGLKSKPKPRKRIAKPLPKKQPIQNEESQTLNEEEKLLFTVIEVSSGSHICCGCLHIFNTFQELDVHRQTLHAKREGNPSRPCKKKIVCDGCQRKYDSQRSVNFHKDRVQLLKTVWECNKCKLRFKVAGKRREHLRIHPEDEPVALIARVKETTKQEFGWVCCATKCGESFTNEQDLIEHSQGAHWIDKQEADLENPDLPEQCQVCFRRFADKRKIINHQRRKYKRLNYQCALCGLKFTTPDGLNMHDAKEHGGGSVFMCKICDKTFTRESTMIKHVNTIHTDEKPHQCTVCGMTFRQKSGLKIHMSNHVEVPQYKCEVCLKMFKAKLHLRYHMRTHTGERPYKCRFCDHAFANHTNFRRHEMTHTGEKPHKCSYCEKSFILKRTMLEHETTHTGKPFTRDERIKCEICEQRFGKSSSLVLHMASAHPDMIDVQSSDEDSNQKPITIPNVPVTIRVVSPAVPPPVTAVLQPVQQQMPTIINTAAVGTSPATVAVYNVVPSSAPGSYGTYILKF